Proteins from a genomic interval of Stenotrophomonas maltophilia R551-3:
- the cgtA gene encoding Obg family GTPase CgtA: MKLVDEAEIEVFAGNGGNGCIGFRREKFIPLGGPDGGDGGAGGSVYIRADENLNTLVDFRHDRIFKAQRGENGMGRQAYGKGGEDLTITVPVGTVIINVATDEIIGDLTQHGDRLLVAQGGRGGLGNMHFKSSTNRSPRQALPGEPGEERTLKLELKLLADVGLLGFPNAGKSTLIRAVSAATPKVADYPFTTLYPNLGVVKVENYRSFVIADIPGLIEGAADGAGLGAQFLRHLQRTRLLLHLVDISPMEGGVEGISPVEQVRAIERELEKHDPELLQKPRWLVLNKADLMFEDEAKAAAEQIVAELGWKEPWFLVSALGREGTFPIMSRIMAFFDRQKEDELEARNAL; this comes from the coding sequence ATGAAACTGGTAGACGAAGCAGAAATCGAAGTGTTCGCCGGCAACGGCGGCAACGGCTGCATTGGCTTCCGTCGCGAGAAGTTCATTCCGCTCGGCGGCCCGGACGGCGGCGACGGCGGTGCGGGCGGCAGCGTGTACATCCGCGCCGACGAAAACCTGAACACCCTGGTCGACTTCCGCCATGACCGCATCTTCAAGGCGCAGCGCGGCGAGAACGGCATGGGCCGCCAGGCCTATGGCAAGGGCGGCGAAGACCTGACCATCACCGTGCCGGTTGGCACCGTGATCATCAACGTGGCCACCGACGAAATCATCGGCGACCTGACCCAGCATGGCGACCGCTTGCTGGTGGCGCAGGGCGGCCGTGGTGGACTCGGCAACATGCACTTCAAGAGCTCGACCAACCGCTCGCCGCGCCAGGCGCTGCCGGGCGAGCCGGGCGAAGAGCGCACGCTGAAGCTGGAGCTGAAGCTGCTGGCCGACGTTGGCCTGCTGGGCTTCCCCAACGCTGGCAAGAGCACCCTGATCCGTGCCGTTTCAGCGGCGACGCCGAAGGTGGCCGATTACCCGTTCACCACGCTGTACCCGAACCTGGGTGTGGTGAAGGTGGAGAATTACCGCAGCTTCGTGATTGCCGACATTCCTGGCCTGATCGAAGGTGCTGCGGATGGCGCCGGCCTGGGTGCGCAGTTCCTGCGCCATCTGCAGCGCACCCGCCTGCTGCTGCACCTGGTGGACATTTCCCCGATGGAAGGCGGCGTGGAAGGTATTTCCCCGGTCGAGCAGGTGCGTGCCATCGAGCGTGAGCTGGAGAAGCACGACCCGGAGCTGCTGCAGAAGCCGCGCTGGCTGGTGCTGAACAAGGCCGACCTGATGTTCGAGGACGAGGCCAAGGCTGCGGCCGAGCAGATCGTCGCCGAGCTGGGCTGGAAGGAGCCGTGGTTCCTGGTTTCGGCGCTGGGCCGCGAAGGCACCTTCCCGATCATGAGCCGGATCATGGCGTTCTTCGATCGCCAGAAGGAAGATGAGCTGGAAGCCCGCAACGCGCTGTAA
- a CDS encoding acyl-CoA thioesterase has protein sequence MSNEHKILARVPISVRWRDMDSMGHVNNAKYISYLEEARVRWMLGVEGVSMTDRIAPVVAATNVNYRLPIVWPNDILVELFVERLGNSSVTIGHRIVDQQDESKLYSDGNVVVVWMDTQTGKSAPLPEAIRNASS, from the coding sequence ATGAGCAACGAGCACAAGATCCTGGCACGCGTTCCGATCAGCGTGCGCTGGCGTGACATGGACAGCATGGGCCATGTGAACAACGCCAAGTACATCTCCTACCTGGAAGAAGCGCGCGTGCGCTGGATGCTGGGTGTGGAAGGCGTGTCGATGACCGACCGCATCGCACCGGTGGTGGCCGCGACCAACGTCAACTACCGGCTGCCGATCGTATGGCCCAACGACATCCTGGTCGAACTGTTCGTCGAGCGCCTGGGCAACAGCAGCGTGACCATCGGCCACCGCATCGTCGACCAGCAGGACGAGTCGAAGCTGTATTCCGACGGCAACGTGGTGGTGGTGTGGATGGATACGCAGACCGGCAAGAGCGCACCGCTGCCGGAGGCGATCCGCAACGCGTCGAGCTGA
- a CDS encoding copper chaperone PCu(A)C, with translation MITKPFVGVLLVLCAAAASASAAEPACVTVEQGWARLPPNPAMPMTAGYGVIHNGCSKAVAITGATSSSFNDVSLHETTIVDGVSRMRAIERLPLAPGARAELKPGGLHLMLMQGKGALKEGQVLPLRLQLEGGGEASATLTVRKVAP, from the coding sequence ATGATAACCAAACCATTCGTTGGCGTACTGTTGGTTCTGTGTGCGGCCGCAGCATCGGCCTCGGCGGCGGAACCGGCCTGCGTCACGGTGGAGCAGGGCTGGGCGCGGCTGCCGCCGAACCCGGCGATGCCGATGACCGCCGGCTACGGCGTGATCCACAACGGCTGCAGCAAGGCGGTGGCGATCACCGGCGCGACCAGCAGCAGCTTCAACGATGTGTCGCTGCACGAAACCACGATCGTCGATGGGGTCAGCCGGATGCGCGCGATCGAGCGTCTGCCGCTGGCACCGGGCGCGCGCGCCGAGCTCAAGCCCGGTGGACTGCACCTGATGCTGATGCAGGGCAAGGGTGCGTTGAAGGAAGGCCAGGTGCTGCCGCTGCGGCTGCAGCTGGAGGGCGGTGGCGAGGCCAGCGCCACACTGACGGTGCGCAAGGTTGCCCCGTGA
- the rplU gene encoding 50S ribosomal protein L21, translated as MYAVLVTGGKQYRVAQGEKLRIEKLEVEVGSEIKFDNILLLGDSDGIKIGDALSGAAVTATVLSQGRADKVRIIKFRRRKHHMKRQGHRQYYTEIEITGIAGGSK; from the coding sequence ATGTACGCAGTACTGGTCACCGGCGGTAAGCAATACCGCGTGGCGCAGGGCGAAAAGCTCCGCATTGAAAAGCTCGAAGTCGAAGTCGGCAGCGAGATCAAGTTCGACAACATCCTGCTGCTCGGCGACAGCGATGGCATCAAGATCGGCGACGCCCTGAGCGGCGCTGCGGTCACCGCCACCGTCCTGTCCCAGGGTCGTGCTGACAAGGTCCGGATCATCAAGTTCCGTCGCCGCAAGCACCACATGAAGCGTCAGGGTCACCGTCAGTACTACACCGAAATCGAGATCACCGGCATTGCCGGTGGCAGCAAGTAA
- the rpmA gene encoding 50S ribosomal protein L27 → MAHKKGVGSSRNGRDSNPKYLGVKIFGGQAIEAGNIIVRQRGTQFHPGSGVGLGRDHTLFALVDGKVEFSVKGAKKRRTVSVVSVEA, encoded by the coding sequence ATGGCACATAAAAAAGGCGTAGGCTCTTCGCGCAACGGTCGCGACTCCAACCCGAAGTACCTCGGCGTCAAGATCTTCGGCGGCCAGGCCATCGAAGCCGGCAACATCATCGTGCGTCAGCGCGGCACCCAGTTCCACCCGGGTTCCGGCGTTGGCCTGGGCCGTGACCACACCCTGTTCGCCCTCGTGGACGGCAAGGTGGAGTTCTCGGTCAAGGGCGCCAAGAAGCGTCGCACCGTCAGCGTCGTGTCGGTCGAAGCCTGA
- the uvrA gene encoding excinuclease ABC subunit UvrA, which translates to MAMDFIRIRGARTHNLKNLDLDLPRDKLIVITGLSGSGKSSLAFDTIYAEGQRRYVESLSAYARQFLSVMEKPDLDHIEGLSPAISIEQKSTSHNPRSTVGTITEIYDYLRLLYARVGTPRCPDHGYPLEAQTVSQMVDHVLTLDPEQRYMLLAPVIRDRKGEHAQVFDQLRAQGFVRVRVDGELYEIDEVPALALRQKHTIEAVIDRFRPREDIKQRLAESFETALKLGDGMASVQSLDTADSTPTLFSSKYSCPVCDYSLPELEPRLFSFNAPMGACPGCDGLGMAEFFDPSRVVVHPELSLAAGAVRGWDRRNAYYFQLIASLAKHYKFDVDAAWNSLPAKVQQAVLYGSGDETITFTYFTEAGGRTQRKHRFEGIIPNLERRYKETESPAVREELSKYISERPCPECNGARLNKAARNVFVADRPLPELVVLPIDEALKFFSELSLPGWRGEIASKIVKEIGERLGFLVDVGLDYLTLERKADTLSGGEAQRIRLASQIGAGLVGVMYVLDEPSIGLHQRDNERLLGTLTRLRDLGNTVIVVEHDEDAIRLADYVLDIGPGAGVHGGEIVGQGTLQDILEAPRSLTGQYLSGKRAIEIPARRHKPNPKMTLHLRGASGNNLKGVDLAIPSGLLTCVTGVSGSGKSTLINDTLFSLAANEINGASHPIAPYKEIDGLDLFDKVVDIDQSPIGRTPRSNPATYTGLFTPLRELFAQVPEARARGYSPGRFSFNVRGGRCEACQGDGLIKVEMHFLPDVYVPCDVCHGKRYNRETLEIVYKGFNISDVLEMTVEDALKLFEPVPSIARKLETLVDVGLSYIKLGQSATTLSGGEAQRVKLSKELSRRDTGRTLYILDEPTTGLHFHDIEALLGVLHKLRDEGNTVVVIEHNLDVIKTADWIVDLGPEGGHRGGTILVTGTPEDVAACPQSYTGQFLARMLPSTSARPDQPAAVANKPDARPPRKVKPEKPTKKAAAAKSTGKASKTASPRKKKDA; encoded by the coding sequence ATGGCGATGGATTTCATCCGCATCCGCGGCGCGCGGACGCACAACCTGAAGAACCTCGACCTCGACCTGCCCCGCGACAAGCTGATCGTGATCACCGGCCTGTCCGGTTCGGGCAAGTCCTCGCTGGCGTTCGACACCATCTATGCAGAAGGCCAGCGCCGCTACGTCGAGTCGCTGTCGGCCTATGCGCGCCAGTTCCTGAGCGTGATGGAAAAGCCGGACCTGGACCACATCGAGGGCCTGTCCCCGGCGATCTCGATCGAGCAGAAGTCGACCTCGCACAATCCGCGTTCGACGGTCGGCACGATCACCGAGATCTACGACTACCTGCGCCTGCTGTATGCCCGCGTCGGCACTCCGCGTTGCCCGGACCATGGCTATCCGCTGGAAGCGCAGACGGTCAGCCAGATGGTCGACCACGTGCTGACGCTGGATCCGGAGCAGCGCTACATGCTGCTGGCGCCGGTCATCCGCGACCGCAAGGGCGAGCACGCCCAGGTGTTCGACCAGCTGCGCGCGCAGGGCTTCGTGCGCGTGCGCGTGGATGGCGAGCTGTACGAGATCGACGAGGTGCCAGCGCTGGCACTGCGCCAGAAACACACCATCGAAGCGGTGATCGACCGCTTCCGCCCGCGCGAGGACATCAAGCAGCGCCTGGCCGAGAGCTTCGAGACTGCGCTGAAGCTGGGCGACGGCATGGCCTCGGTGCAGAGCCTGGACACTGCCGACAGCACGCCGACGCTGTTCTCCTCCAAGTATTCCTGCCCGGTCTGCGATTACTCGCTGCCGGAGCTGGAACCGCGCCTGTTCTCGTTCAATGCGCCGATGGGCGCCTGCCCCGGCTGCGATGGCCTGGGCATGGCCGAGTTCTTCGACCCCTCGCGCGTGGTCGTGCACCCGGAGCTGTCGCTGGCCGCCGGTGCGGTGCGCGGCTGGGACCGCCGCAACGCCTACTATTTCCAGCTGATCGCCTCGCTGGCCAAGCACTACAAGTTCGACGTGGACGCCGCCTGGAACTCGCTGCCGGCCAAGGTGCAGCAGGCCGTGCTGTACGGCAGCGGCGACGAAACGATCACCTTCACCTACTTCACCGAAGCCGGTGGCCGCACCCAGCGCAAGCACCGCTTCGAGGGCATCATTCCCAACCTCGAACGGCGCTACAAGGAAACCGAGTCGCCGGCGGTGCGCGAGGAGCTGTCCAAGTACATCAGCGAACGGCCGTGCCCGGAATGCAACGGCGCACGCCTGAACAAGGCCGCGCGCAACGTGTTCGTGGCCGACCGCCCGCTGCCCGAGCTGGTGGTGCTGCCGATCGACGAGGCCCTGAAGTTCTTCAGTGAACTGAGCCTGCCAGGCTGGCGCGGCGAGATCGCATCGAAGATCGTCAAGGAGATTGGCGAACGCCTCGGCTTCCTGGTCGATGTTGGCCTCGATTACCTGACCCTGGAGCGCAAGGCCGACACCCTGTCCGGTGGCGAGGCGCAGCGCATCCGCCTGGCCAGCCAGATCGGCGCCGGCCTGGTCGGCGTGATGTACGTGCTCGACGAGCCGTCGATCGGCCTGCACCAGCGCGACAACGAACGCCTGCTCGGCACCCTCACCCGCCTGCGCGACCTTGGCAACACGGTGATCGTGGTCGAGCATGACGAGGACGCGATCCGCCTGGCCGACTACGTGCTGGACATCGGTCCGGGCGCGGGCGTGCACGGCGGCGAAATCGTCGGCCAGGGCACCCTGCAGGACATCCTGGAGGCACCGCGTTCGCTGACCGGCCAGTACCTGTCGGGCAAGCGTGCGATCGAGATCCCGGCGCGCCGGCACAAGCCGAACCCGAAGATGACGCTGCACCTGCGCGGCGCCAGCGGCAACAACCTGAAGGGCGTGGACCTGGCGATTCCGTCGGGCCTGCTGACCTGCGTGACCGGTGTGTCCGGCTCGGGCAAGTCGACGCTGATCAACGACACCCTGTTCTCGCTGGCCGCCAACGAGATCAACGGTGCCTCGCACCCGATCGCCCCCTACAAGGAGATCGATGGCCTGGACCTGTTCGACAAGGTGGTGGACATCGACCAGTCGCCGATCGGCCGCACCCCGCGCTCGAACCCGGCCACCTATACCGGCCTGTTCACCCCGCTGCGCGAACTGTTCGCGCAGGTGCCCGAAGCGCGTGCACGCGGTTACTCGCCGGGCCGCTTCAGCTTCAACGTGCGCGGTGGCCGCTGCGAGGCCTGCCAGGGCGATGGTCTGATCAAGGTCGAGATGCACTTCCTGCCGGACGTGTATGTGCCCTGCGATGTCTGCCACGGCAAGCGCTACAACCGCGAGACGCTCGAGATCGTCTACAAGGGCTTCAACATCAGCGACGTGCTGGAAATGACCGTCGAGGATGCACTGAAGCTGTTCGAGCCGGTGCCGTCGATCGCGCGCAAGCTGGAAACACTTGTGGACGTGGGCCTGAGCTACATCAAGCTGGGCCAGAGCGCGACCACGCTGTCCGGCGGTGAAGCGCAGCGCGTGAAGCTGTCCAAGGAACTGTCGCGCCGCGATACCGGCCGCACCCTGTACATCCTCGACGAGCCAACCACCGGCCTGCACTTCCACGACATCGAAGCGCTGCTGGGCGTGTTGCACAAGCTGCGCGACGAAGGCAACACGGTGGTGGTGATCGAGCACAACCTGGACGTGATCAAGACCGCCGACTGGATCGTCGATCTCGGTCCGGAAGGCGGTCATCGCGGTGGCACCATCCTGGTCACCGGCACGCCGGAAGACGTGGCGGCCTGCCCGCAGTCGTATACCGGCCAGTTCCTGGCCCGCATGCTGCCGTCCACCAGCGCGCGCCCGGACCAGCCCGCCGCCGTGGCCAACAAGCCCGATGCGCGCCCGCCGCGCAAGGTCAAGCCGGAGAAGCCGACGAAGAAGGCGGCCGCTGCCAAGAGCACCGGCAAGGCCAGCAAGACCGCTTCGCCCCGCAAGAAGAAGGATGCCTGA
- the rpsT gene encoding 30S ribosomal protein S20, producing the protein MANIKSAKKRAKQTVVRNARNVAQRSMLRTAVKKVIKALDANDAAGAQAAFAVAQPILDRFSARGLIHKNKAARHKSRLNDRIKALAAA; encoded by the coding sequence GTGGCCAATATCAAGTCCGCCAAGAAGCGCGCCAAGCAGACCGTCGTGCGCAACGCGCGCAACGTGGCTCAGCGCTCGATGCTGCGCACCGCTGTCAAGAAAGTGATCAAGGCGCTGGACGCCAACGATGCCGCCGGCGCCCAAGCCGCCTTCGCCGTTGCCCAGCCGATCCTGGATCGCTTCAGCGCGCGTGGCCTGATCCACAAGAACAAGGCTGCTCGCCATAAGAGCCGCCTGAACGACCGCATCAAGGCCCTCGCGGCCGCCTGA